A single genomic interval of Lathyrus oleraceus cultivar Zhongwan6 chromosome 7, CAAS_Psat_ZW6_1.0, whole genome shotgun sequence harbors:
- the LOC127105425 gene encoding uncharacterized protein LOC127105425 has protein sequence MIVFWLVTPDFGRASYVYNNLVRLMKPQIVTYWRKCFVERDNFLMHAERYLKENGTEALEKLITSNTNEERVQIEHRDIKDLEAIEEKEISVAKNEEIQTENKDIKDLEAIEEKEISVAKNEEIQTENKDIKDLEAIEKTEIPAAKQRTYANIVASQKASSSAIVETKGTAEGDNAGGEVVQSSTCTEKEVQREWTCALCLVKVTCEKTLNSHLKGKKHRAAWEEALKLKLKMQPGLQKKLIEPIRMVNSKIICKACSVMLPSEDCVASHIKGWKHLSKIQS, from the exons ATGATCGTTTTCTGGCTTGTGACGCCAGACTTTGGACGGGCTTCTTATGTTTATAATAACCTTGTTCGCTTGATGAAACCTCAAATAGTCACATACTGGAGGAAGTGTTTTGTTGAGAGAGATAACTTTTTAATGCATGCAGAGAGGTATTTGAAAGAGAATGGAACTGAAGCCTTAGAGAAACTCATTACTAGCAAC ACAAATGAAGAAAGAGTCCAAATTGAGCACAGAGACATCAAAGATTTGGAGGCTATTGAGGAAAAAGAAATTTCTGTTGCCAAGAATGAAGAAATACAGACAGAGAACAAAGACATCAAAGATTTGGAGGCTATTGAGGAAAAAGAAATTTCTGTCGCCAAGAATGAGGAAATACAGACAGAGAACAAAGACATCAAAGATTTGGAGGCTATTGAGAAAACAGAAATTCCTGCTGCCAAACAA AGAACCTATGCTAATATTGTGGCGAGTCAAAAAGCATCATCATCAGCCATAGTAGAAACCAAAGGAACAGCTGAAGGTGATAATGCTGGTGGAGAGGTTGTTCAGAGTTCGACTTGTACAGAGAAGGAAGTGCAGAGAGAATGGACATGTGCTTTATGTTTGGTAAAAGTTACATGCGAGAAAACCTTGAATTCACACCTTAAGGGGAAGAAACACAGGGCTGCTTGGGAAGAAGCTTTGAAGTTAAAGTTAAAGATGCAACCTGGTCTGCAGAAGAAACTGATAGAACCAATAAGGATGGTTAATTCCAAAATAATATGTAAAGCGTGTAGTGTTATGCTTCCAAGTGAGGACTGTGTGGCCTCTCATATAAAAGGGTGGAAGCACTTGTCTAAGATTCAGAGTTGA
- the LOC127105421 gene encoding anthocyanidin 3-O-glucosyltransferase 7, with protein MSNINENKHIAVFSFPFSSHPLPVLNLSIKLAHHLPNCYFSFIGTAKNNQTLFSKTKTPNNIKHYNVNDGIPENHELLHGSEVNLYLQTGQENFQKGIELAVSETKIPITCIIADAFVTPTFGLAKTLNVPWIPVWIPMSCSLSVHFHGKIIRQHCTVNDGSKRLDFLPGLSVLRVEDLPHDPLITDPEKETALTKALDSLSTILPQAKAVVVSFFEELDLPLFVQDIRTKLQLMLYVPLFNLKPKTQLNDEIDESGCMSFLEVQKEKSLKVVYISFGTTVIEPPKHEIVALAEALEESGYPFIWSLKENLTSHLPNGFLERTKTRSKVLSWVPQGRILGHGSVGAFVSQGGCNSMLEGMSNGVPMIFRPYFADQGINARLAVDVWEVGVIIEGRVFSKNGLLKGLNLLLVEEDGKRFKENALKMKKILEEADGPKGLATKDFKKLVELVSSS; from the coding sequence ATGTCAAATATCAATGAAAACAAACACATTGCAGTGTTCTCTTTCCCCTTTAGCAGCCACCCTTTACCAGTCCTAAACCTTAGCATCAAACTAGCTCACCATCTTCCAAACTGTTACTTTTCATTCATTGGCACTGCAAAAAACAACCAAACACTCTTCTCAAAAACCAAAACACCAAACAACATCAAACACTACAATGTAAACGACGGAATCCCGGAGAATCACGAACTACTTCATGGTAGCGAAGTCAATCTCTACCTTCAAACCGGACAAGAGAATTTTCAAAAGGGTATAGAGTTAGCAGTTTCAGAAACTAAAATACCAATCACTTGCATTATAGCAGATGCTTTTGTAACACCAACTTTTGGTCTTGCTAAAACGTTGAATGTTCCATGGATTCCTGTTTGGATTCCAATGTCATGCTCACTATCTGTTCATTTTCATGGTAAAATAATTCGTCAACATTGCACTGTGAATGATGGAAGCAAAAGATTGGATTTTCTTCCTGGTTTATCAGTGCTACGTGTTGAAGATTTACCACATGATCCTCTCATTACTGATCCTGAGAAAGAAACTGCGCTTACAAAAGCACTTGATTCACTTTCTACAATTCTACCGCAAGCTAAAGCAGTAGTTGTGAGTTTCTTTGAAGAATTAGATTTACCACTTTTTGTTCAAGACATTAGAACTAAGTTACAATTAATGCTTTACGTTCCACTTTTTAATTTGAAACCAAAAACACAACTAAATGATGAGATAGATGAAAGTGGATGCATGTCCTTTTTGGAGGTGcaaaaagaaaaatcattgaaAGTTGTGTATATTAGTTTTGGTACAACTGTGATAGAACCGCCAAAACATGAGATTGTGGCATTGGCAGAGGCATTAGAAGAAAGTGGATATCCATTTATTTGGTCATTGAAAGAGAATCTAACAAGTCATTTGCCAAATGGGTTTCTTGAAAGGACAAAGACACGTAGCAAAGTTTTGAGTTGGGTGCCTCAAGGTAGAATTCTAGGGCATGGTAGTGTTGGTGCATTTGTGAGTCAAGGTGGATGTAACTCTATGCTTGAGGGAATGTCGAATGGCGTGCCTATGATATTTAGGCCTTATTTTGCAGATCAAGGGATAAATGCAAGATTGGCTGTGGATGTTTGGGAGGTTGGTGTCATAATTGAAGGTAGGGTTTTTAGCAAAAATGGTTTGCTTAAAGGTTTGAATTTGCTTCTTGTGGAGGAAGATGGGAAAAGGTTTAAAGAAAATGctttgaagatgaagaagattCTTGAAGAAGCTGATGGACCAAAAGGGCTTGCAACCAAGGATTTTAAGAAACTTGTGGAGTTGGTTTCAAGCTCTTGA